A genomic window from Punica granatum isolate Tunisia-2019 chromosome 2, ASM765513v2, whole genome shotgun sequence includes:
- the LOC116193496 gene encoding PXMP2/4 family protein 4-like codes for MSGVLRRSSTLLRTLQKQGPSFSNHQVSHSHHFPGSQAQSRPYFGKLPNFPRRIRECNDLTPTTAMFSSSSSAGAASSKVGLVGWYLGMVKSRPIITKSVTCALIYTAADLSSQTIARAQSDSYDLQRTLRMAGYGMVILGPSLHFWFNLVSQLFPKRDLISTLKKMVMGQAIYGPIMTVVFFCVNAHLQGENGAEIVARLKRDLVPTLISGVMYWPACDFITFKFIPVHLQPLMSNSFSYLWTIYLTYMASLEKVETSSC; via the exons ATGAGTGGTGTGCTGCGGAGAAGCTCTACCCTGCTCCGCACGCTGCAGAAGCAGGGACCCAGTTTCAGCAACCACCAGGTTTCCCATTCCCACCATTTTCCCGGGAGCCAAGCGCAGAGCAGGCCCTACTTCGGTAAATTACCCAACTTTCCCAGGAGAATCAGGGAGTGCAATGATCTTACCCCCACGACCGCGAtgttctcctcctcctcgtcggCTGGGGCGGCTTCGTCCAAGGTCGGCCTTGTCGGGTGGTATTTGGGGATGGTCAAGTCTAGGCCTATCATCACGAAGAGCGTCACCTGCGCGCTTATTTACACGGCTGCTGATTTGTCGTCTCAg ACAATTGCAAGAGCACAATCAGATTCATATGATCTTCAGAGGACACTAAGAATGGCTGGATATGGGATGGTTATATTAGGACCTTCCCTTCACTTCTGGTTCAATCTAGTGTCGCAGCTCTTCCCAAAACGAGATCTCATCTCCACTCTGAAGAAGATGGTCATGGGCCAGGCCATCTATGGACCCATCATGACTGTTGTGTTCTTCTGTGTAAATGCACATCTACAAG GTGAAAATGGGGCAGAGATCGTTGCACGATTGAAACGAGACTTGGTCCCTACATTGATTAGTGGTGTTATGTACTGGCCCGCTTGCGATTTCATCACCTTCAAATTCATCCCTGTCCATCTACAG CCACTGATGAGCAACTCGTTCTCGTACCTGTGGACTATTTACCTCACTTACATGGCAAGCTTAGAGAAAGTGGAGACTTCTTCTTGTTGA